Below is a genomic region from Geothermobacter hydrogeniphilus.
ACCTCGGCGGCACGCTGGTGAATCTTGTCAGCGATCAACGCCGCGTCCTTCATGATCGAGATCTCGTAATCCGACTTAACGGCGCGAACCCCACGGATCAACGGCGTGGCATCTCGAAAATCACACCCGGTCAAGACCTTTTCCAGACGACGGAAAAACGCAACCGGCAGCACATCGAGTTCCAGGCCGACCCGTTTCGGCGTCGCGTAGCCGAAATCCGCCAGGACACCGGGAAGATCACGTGGACTGCGCAACGGCACCAGGTGCTTGAGTCCCGATTCCATCCTTGCCCGGCCGAAATCCCTGCGCACCAGATAGAGCGGTTCCCCGTCAACCGGGATATAGAGCAGCCCCTGCTGGGTGGCGCCGGAAAAATAAAACAGGTCGGCGTTCTGGGCCAGAATCACGGCATCAAGGCTCTCTTGCAGCATCAGCGACTGCAGCCGCTGAAAACGATCGGTCAATTCTGTTGCCGGTGTGATACGCATCGCTTCTTCCTTTCCGGGCAAACCCTCCGGAACCGGCAGCACAGGCTGTCGGACCGGACGTATTCTGACAAGCCCGTCAGCCGTATGTCAACGCCAATTACGCAATTTTTCAATGACTTTATAAATATAGTGATTCTTTAATAATTGCAATTTATCGCAGACCTTGGGTGCTGCCGGTTTTCTAGGCAATTCGCTATTTCCGCCGTTTTCTGAATGCACTTACAGCCGGAATGAGCAGTTGTCAACACCCCTATCCACAGAATCTTGTGGATGGAAAACGTATGCTGTATACCTTTGACCTTGAGCTTCCCAAAAATGACCAGCGAACCTATGGGTGCGCTTCAAATTTTTGGGAATCCCATTCAGGCCAAGCACTTGCACTCTCCATCCGACAGGAACTCACGGATTCAGGTTTGACAGAAAGAACGCCGACCCCGGAAAAAGGTCGGCGTGATGGATGACGCGGACAGCAATCAGGAAACGGGTTCAGCCGTCCTCGTCATAACGACAACTGAGATCCTCACCGGCGAGCAGGCCTGAACAGTCGGCACAAACCGGCTCACCGTTGTCTTCCCGGATCAGCAGTTCCTCTTCCGGATAGAGCATGTGACAGCGACTGCAGCGTTGATCAGCCATGGCAACTCCTTTTGTGACGGGCCGAACCAAACTCGACAGGAAGCCAACTTTTATATTATCCCATGCAGCAGCCCGTTGTTAATAGCTTGTCGAGAAGGGCTTCACGTCACCGGTCCCGGGGATATGGCACTGGCGACAGTCGACATACTGCGGATGCTCTGTTTTTGGGGCTCCATTGTCGCCGTTGCGATGACAACCGAGGCAGGTATCACCGCCTTCATCGGCAGCAACATCATGGGGAATCAGGGGGGGATTTCCAGTCGACCCCGCCGGTACGGAAAGACTTGAATCAGACACCGCGGGCGCAGTCGGCTGCGCAGTCTGGCAGCCCCAGAACAGCGCTAACAGCAGGAATGAAATCAGAGTCAGGATAGTTTTCATCGTATTCTCCTTATTTGAGAGGATGTTGAAATCTCATGTTCAGAGCACCGGTCGGACAGGCGTCAAGGCAGGCACCGCAACGGGTACATTCTCCGGAGACAACATGGCTCGTCCCCTCGACCAGCGGCGCGTCCAGCACCTCGAAAACGAAGCAACTCCTGCGGCAACGATCGCAATGGGTACAGGCTTCGGCCCGATAACCGATGCGCAGCGGACTGACCCGCCCCGCCAGGCTGTAGAAGCCTCCCAGAGGGCAGAGACTGCGACACCAGAAACGCCGGACCAACAGCACCTCCACCAGTAAAATCGCCGCCACCAGCAACAGATCACTGGCTGGCCCGAAGCTCAGGGCGCGGCTGACAATGCCGATCGGGGAGATGGTTTCGAATGCCGGTATTTTCAGCGTCAGGCTGAGCAGCAGCACCACCAGCAGGGCGATCATCTTTCCCCGCAGGGGCCAGATCCGGAGCTGGCGAGTACTCGGCAGGTATTCGAACACATCGGTTACCAGTCCGAGCGGGCAGACCCAGCCGCAGAAGGTCTTGCCCCCCAGCAGTCCGTAACCACCGAGGACCAGCAGCGCCCCACCAAGCAACGGCAGCGCCACGGTACCGGTCAACAGCAGCACCTGCAGAGCGGCCAGGGGATCGGAAAGCTTGAGCCCGAGCAGCGACGCCGACTGCAGATTGCCCTGAAACAGCCCCCAGCCGAGACATGGGGTGAGAAGCAGGCCTATCACCGTCAACTGCACCACTCGCCGCGCTAGAGTCCAATGATTAACCTTCATAGAGACTCTCCGACGGAGGCTGCAGCGGGCCGACGACAATTGCCGGCCGATCCAGCACGCAGGCCTGTTCACAGATGCCGCAACCGGTGCAGTGTTCCTTGTGAACCACCGGTTCAAAGATCGCGTGGCGACCGGTACGGGCGTTGAGATAATTCTCGATGGTGATCGCCTTGTCGAGCAACGGACAGGTACGATAGCAGACTTCGCAACGCAGTCCCTTGAGCGACAGGCACTCCTGTCGCTCGACCAGCACCGCGGTGCCGATGCGGGTCTTGACGGCATCCTGTAGCTGCGGATCGAGAGCGCCGCTCGGGCAGGCCTTGACGCAGGGCAGGTCGGCACAGAGCCGGCAGGGATTTTTTCGCGCCCGGATAACCGGCGTGCCGAGAGCAATGCCGGCGTCGAGTCGCCCCATATCGACCGCCCGATAGAGACAGGACTGAGCGCAGCGTCCGCAGCGGATGCACTTGCGCAGGAACTCCTGCTCCTCGACCGCTCCCGGCGGCCGCAGCAGCCAAGCATAACCGGACCCGGAACGCAGCAGCAGATACCCCGCCGCGGCTCCGGTCAGGGCGGCGCGCACCCCGGTTATCACGGCTCGCCGACGTTCTTCCGACATCAGACTTTTTCGACTTTGACCGCGCACTTCTTGTAATCCGGCTCCTTGGAAATCGGGCAGAGGGCGTCCAGAGTCAGGTTATTGATCATCTTCTCCTCATCGAAGAAGGGGACGAAGACGCTGCCCCGTCCCGGCACGCCGCGCCCGCCGACACTGGCCTTGAGTTCCAACTGCCCGCGGCGGGTGGTAAGACGAATGCGGTCACCGTTCCTGATCCCCAGCTCTCCGGCATCCTCGGGGTGCAGCTCGCAGAAAGCCTCCGGTACCGCGCGATGCAGTTCCGGAACCCGGCGGGTCATGGTGCCGGTATGCCAATGTTCCAGCACCCGGCCGGTACAGAGCCAGAAAGGATAGGCGGCATCGGGCGGCTCGGCAGCCGGCTCGTAAGGACGGAAATAGATGGCCGCCCTCTTGCCGTATTTCTTGGCCTTGTGAAACTGGATACCGGCCCCCTTGTCAACCATGGGATCGTACTTCTCATTGTAGCGCCACCGGACGCTCTTACCGTTGATGTAAGGCCAAATCACCCCGCGTTCCTTCTGGTAGAGTTCGTAGGGAGCGAGATCTTTGCCGGTGCCGAGACCGAACTGGCGGTACTCTTCAAACAGCGCCTGGTGCAGCGGCTTGTCTTCCGGGTACTCGAACAGCTTGCCGAGCCCCATGCGCCTGGCCACCTCGATGATCTGCCAGAGGTCCTCTTTCGCCTCACCGGGAGCGTCGGCCAGCTTAAACCAGTGCTGGGTGCGGCGCTCGGCATTACCGAACATCCCCTCTTTCTCGACCCACATGGCAGTCGGCAGGATCAGGTCGGCGACCTCGGTGGAGCGGGTCGGATAGGCTTCCGAAACAACGATAAAGCGTCCCGGCTTGCGTGCTCCCTTGCGGAATCGATCGACGTTGGGGGCCGCCTGGAAGGGATTGTTGCACTGCACCCACAGAAAGCGGATGTCGCCGCGATCGAGCGCCCGCAGCATCTCGGTAGCATGGAAACCAGGCTTGGCGGAGATCTTCGAAACGGGGACATTCCAGATTCTGGCCGCTTTCTCACGATGCTCCTTCTTCATCACCACCATGTCGGCCGGCAGACGATGGGCGAAGGTGCCGACCTCACGGGCGGTACCGCAAGCCGAAGGCTGGCCGGTGAGACTGAAGGGCCCCTGCCCCGGCTGGGAAATCTTACCTGTCAGCAGATGAAGGTTGTAAACCAGCTGGTTGACCCAGGTGCCGCGCACATGCTGATTGAACCCCATGGTCCAATAAGAGCAGACCTTGCGCTTGGGATCGGCATAGAGGCGGGCCAGTTCTTCCACCTTGGCCGCCGGAACCCCGGAAATTTCTTCGACTTTTTTCGGCGTATACTCGGCGATCATCTCTTTGTAGGCCGCGAAGTCGATCATCTCCTCCTTGTCCCTAAACTTGAAGCGATCCTCGGTACCATAACCGATGTTGGTTTTCGCCTTCTTGAAGACCACGTTATTGGCAATAAACTTCTCATCGTAAAGCTTGTCGCGGATTATGACATGGGCAATGCCGTTGGCCAGCACCAGGTCGGTTTGCGGCCGGAAGCCGACATACATATCCGCTTCCTGGGAGGTGCGTGTGAAACGCGGTGCCAGATCGATGATTTTAACGTCGGGATTTTTCACCCGGTTGGCAGTCATGCGCGAGAAGAGGATCGGATGACACTCGCTCATGTTGGCGCCCCAGAGGAAAAAGGTGTCGCCGAGATCGAGATCCTCGTAATTGCCCATCGGTTCATCCGAACCGAAGGTCTTCATGAAGGCGGCGACAGCGCTGGCCATGCAGAACCGGGCGTTCGGATCGATGCTGTTGCTGCCGATACCGGCCTTCATGAACTTGGCGGCGACATAGCCGTCCTGGATCGTCCACTGGCCGGAACCGAACATGCCGACCGCCTGAGGACCAAAGGCCCGAATGGTGTTTTTGAGCTTGTCGGCTATCGTATCCAGGGCCTGGTCCCAGGAAATCTCAACGAACCTGTCCCCCTTGCGCAACAACGGTTTGGTCAACCGGTCCGGGCCGTAAAGAATCTTGGCGAGAAAATAGCCCTTGATACAGTTGAGCCCCTTGTTAACCGGCGCCTTGGCATCGCCACGGGTCGCGACCACCTTGCCGTTCCGGGTGCCGACCAACACCCCGCAGCCGGTACCACAGAAACGACAGGGGGCTTTGCCCCAGGTCAAACCGTCGTCGGCAGCTGCAGCCCGTTCCGCCAGAAGCAGATTGACTGGCAGGCCGGCAGCCGACAGGGCGGCGGCCGCCGCAGCTCCCTTGATAAATTCCCTTCGCTTGAGCGTCATATCCCGATCCTTTCTCCACGCAATCGCCGCCTGTTTCAGGCGTCGACCATATCTTCGAAATTGTGATAGGCGAGAGTCAGATCCGCGACCCCGTCGACCTCACGGATGCTTCGGGTCAGTTCTTCCTGGACCTCGAAGTCCGGAGCGTCGATCACGGCTACCAGCTTTCCCTCGGTACGTTCCGTCATCACTTCAACCCCCTGCAGACGATTCAGTTTCTCGACAACTTCGTTGTCGCGCGTGGCGTCGATGCTGATAACAACTCCACTGACCGGCATGGCTTTGTCCTCTCATGAAAAAGGGGCGACCGGTTCGCCGGTCGCCCCTGCTGTTGTTGACCGCTGTCAGTCAACCTTCTGCTGGTAACGCTCCTGGTAATACTTCTTCATCTCCTGGATCCGTTTTTTATCGAAGCCCTTGGTGTACCACTCATGCTCCTTGCGGCCATCGATATACTTGGCGATGATCTGCTTGTAGACCTCGGGCTTGCCGGCCTTCTCGCAGGCTTCCTTGGCCTCGGGCAGCAGTTCGGTATAGAAGTGCTTGGCCACTTCGTAGATGCCATGCCACCAGGCGTAATCGGGACCGCTCATGGCGGCGCCGTGACGGGCGCGGCGGCCTTCATGATGCCAGAGTTCCCAATAGATCCAGTCAATCTTGTCGTCGAAGTTGGCCTTGGTCAGCACACCTTCCTTGATCAGCAGGGCGCGGATTTCCCTGGCCGGGATAGCGAACTTGTTGTTGTAGAACTCGACGAACTCGTCCAGCTGCTTGTAGAACCCGTCGACAAACGGACCGGCATGGCAGGAGGAGCAGACGTCTTTCATCGCCTTCAGTTTCTCGGGGCTGTTGGCGGTCCGCTTGGAAACCGGAGCCCGCAGGTCCCAGGAGAGCCGGGTACCGACATCATGCGTCACGCCCTGATTGCGGGTGGCGCTCATGTGACAGGTGGCGCAGGTCGCGGCATCGAAATAATCCTCACCGGAGACCCACTTCGACTTGTCCATGTTCATGTCATCTTTAAAGGCCCGATAGAGAATGCCGTGCTTGGACTCTTCGTAAACCTCCTTCTGCGGATGATCAGGGCCGAGATGACACTTGCCGCAGGTCTCCGGCTGACGGGCCTGTTCCTTGCTGAAACGATGGCGGGTGTGACAGGCGGAACAGGTCCCCTTGGAACCGTCCGGATTAACCCGGCCGATACCGGTATTGGGCCAGGTGCCGGTATCAAGGGTAC
It encodes:
- a CDS encoding NapH/MauN family ferredoxin-type protein is translated as MKVNHWTLARRVVQLTVIGLLLTPCLGWGLFQGNLQSASLLGLKLSDPLAALQVLLLTGTVALPLLGGALLVLGGYGLLGGKTFCGWVCPLGLVTDVFEYLPSTRQLRIWPLRGKMIALLVVLLLSLTLKIPAFETISPIGIVSRALSFGPASDLLLVAAILLVEVLLVRRFWCRSLCPLGGFYSLAGRVSPLRIGYRAEACTHCDRCRRSCFVFEVLDAPLVEGTSHVVSGECTRCGACLDACPTGALNMRFQHPLK
- a CDS encoding molybdopterin-dependent oxidoreductase — protein: MTLKRREFIKGAAAAAALSAAGLPVNLLLAERAAAADDGLTWGKAPCRFCGTGCGVLVGTRNGKVVATRGDAKAPVNKGLNCIKGYFLAKILYGPDRLTKPLLRKGDRFVEISWDQALDTIADKLKNTIRAFGPQAVGMFGSGQWTIQDGYVAAKFMKAGIGSNSIDPNARFCMASAVAAFMKTFGSDEPMGNYEDLDLGDTFFLWGANMSECHPILFSRMTANRVKNPDVKIIDLAPRFTRTSQEADMYVGFRPQTDLVLANGIAHVIIRDKLYDEKFIANNVVFKKAKTNIGYGTEDRFKFRDKEEMIDFAAYKEMIAEYTPKKVEEISGVPAAKVEELARLYADPKRKVCSYWTMGFNQHVRGTWVNQLVYNLHLLTGKISQPGQGPFSLTGQPSACGTAREVGTFAHRLPADMVVMKKEHREKAARIWNVPVSKISAKPGFHATEMLRALDRGDIRFLWVQCNNPFQAAPNVDRFRKGARKPGRFIVVSEAYPTRSTEVADLILPTAMWVEKEGMFGNAERRTQHWFKLADAPGEAKEDLWQIIEVARRMGLGKLFEYPEDKPLHQALFEEYRQFGLGTGKDLAPYELYQKERGVIWPYINGKSVRWRYNEKYDPMVDKGAGIQFHKAKKYGKRAAIYFRPYEPAAEPPDAAYPFWLCTGRVLEHWHTGTMTRRVPELHRAVPEAFCELHPEDAGELGIRNGDRIRLTTRRGQLELKASVGGRGVPGRGSVFVPFFDEEKMINNLTLDALCPISKEPDYKKCAVKVEKV
- a CDS encoding chaperone NapD, with protein sequence MPVSGVVISIDATRDNEVVEKLNRLQGVEVMTERTEGKLVAVIDAPDFEVQEELTRSIREVDGVADLTLAYHNFEDMVDA
- a CDS encoding 4Fe-4S dicluster domain-containing protein — its product is MSEERRRAVITGVRAALTGAAAGYLLLRSGSGYAWLLRPPGAVEEQEFLRKCIRCGRCAQSCLYRAVDMGRLDAGIALGTPVIRARKNPCRLCADLPCVKACPSGALDPQLQDAVKTRIGTAVLVERQECLSLKGLRCEVCYRTCPLLDKAITIENYLNARTGRHAIFEPVVHKEHCTGCGICEQACVLDRPAIVVGPLQPPSESLYEG
- a CDS encoding multiheme c-type cytochrome — translated: MKKSAVVSILAMLTALLFCGAFTAVAKDRISKQTAECLECHSSTTTGIVKQWEKSAHWSSGVGCYECHKAEKTDADAMDHYGFTVAIIVSPRDCGQCHAKETAEQEASHHAKAGDILNTKDGILGQTVGGEPAVAVACRQCHGSIVKVNADGTLDTGTWPNTGIGRVNPDGSKGTCSACHTRHRFSKEQARQPETCGKCHLGPDHPQKEVYEESKHGILYRAFKDDMNMDKSKWVSGEDYFDAATCATCHMSATRNQGVTHDVGTRLSWDLRAPVSKRTANSPEKLKAMKDVCSSCHAGPFVDGFYKQLDEFVEFYNNKFAIPAREIRALLIKEGVLTKANFDDKIDWIYWELWHHEGRRARHGAAMSGPDYAWWHGIYEVAKHFYTELLPEAKEACEKAGKPEVYKQIIAKYIDGRKEHEWYTKGFDKKRIQEMKKYYQERYQQKVD